A genomic window from Salvia miltiorrhiza cultivar Shanhuang (shh) chromosome 5, IMPLAD_Smil_shh, whole genome shotgun sequence includes:
- the LOC130986567 gene encoding uncharacterized protein LOC130986567, translating into MLEAAAVVSNGGFSSHSSHLHSCGDSSEEELSVLPRHTKVVVTGNNRTKSVLVGLQGVVKKAVGLGGWHWLVLTNGIEVKLQRNALSVLEAPTGNEEDDYLEIEHEQWNSSDIAFDDGHKSHRSRHRMHRSSNKTLRGPLSSDSQLKGSVSTAKGSSVDLSKLEMAALWRYALHFNLVDTNPNPSKEQLINVVQRHFVSQQLDELQVIAGFVQAAKRLKTVCK; encoded by the exons ATGCTGGAAGCTGCAGCAGTGGTGAGCAATGGCGGATTCTCTTCTCACTCATCGCATCTGCACAGCTGCGGCGACAGCTCCGAGGAGGAGCTATCGGTTTTACCTCGCCACACCAAGGTGGTGGTCACCGGAAACAATCGCACTAAGTCGGTGCTGGTGGGGCTTCAGGGCGTCGTCAAGAAAGCTGTTGGCCTCGGTGGATGGCATTGGCTG GTTCTCACTAATGGTATTGAGGTGAAGTTGCAAAGGAATGCTCTAAGTGTTCTTGAAGCTCCTACTGGAAACGAGGAAGATGACTACCTTGAAATTGAACACGAGCAGTGGAATAGCTCGGATATTG CGTTTGATGATGGTCATAAGTCCCATAGGTCGAGGCATCGTATGCACCGTTCATCTAACAAGACTCTTCGTGGGCCTCTCTCCTCCGACTCACAGCTTAAGGGTTCTGTTTCTACAGCAAAAGGGTCCTCG GTGGACCTCAGCAAACTTGAGATGGCGGCACTATGGAGATATGCGCTGCATTTTAACCTT GTGGATACGAATCCTAACCCTTCCAAGGAGCAACTCATCAACGTTGTCCAGAGGCATTTTGTTTCACAG CAACTGGACGAGCTTCAAGTGATCGCGGGGTTCGTGCAGGCAGCAAAGAGACTGAAGACAGTTTGCAAATGA
- the LOC131025615 gene encoding uncharacterized protein LOC131025615, whose product MGFAPFSQASNVLATGNVPTPAANANVQEEPKEAKPKAKNTRAAYSNEESELVAILWAEATHNPILGTSQKLLQYWGAIAEKFNALNTSGAPPRKPDHLKSHFARVQKETKFFEGFYNTCKDNWGSGMSDDQIFPQAQTMFEANFKKQFSYIKAWKVLRECQRFTSQAEDVHSAKKSKGSDGKLCNGLLDAWTTRIRGIE is encoded by the exons atggggtttgctccaTTTTCACAAGCCTCCAATGTCTTGGCTACGGGAAATGTTCCCACGCCGGCGGCGAACGCCAACGTCCAAGAAGAGCCGAAGGAGGCGAAGCCGAAAGCCAAGAACACCCGCGCTGCATATTCTAACGAGGAGTCCGAGCTCGTGGCAATCTTGTGGGCGGAGGCAACCCACAATCCTATTTTGGGGACCTCCCaaaagttgctccaatattggggagcaatCGCGGAGAAGTTCAACGCGCTCAATACGTCGGGAGCGCCGCCGCGAAAGCCCGATCATCTCAAGTCCCACTTCGCCCGTGTCCAAAAGGAGACGAAATTTTTCGAGGGCTTCTACAACACTTGCAAGGACAATTGGGGGAGTGGTATGAGCGACGATCAAATCTTCCCACAAGCCCAGACGATGTTCGAGGcgaatttcaagaagcaattctcctacatcaaagcttggaaagtgcttCGTGAATGCCAAAGATTCACGTCGCAAGCCGAGGATGTCCACTCCGCAAAAaagtcgaagggctccgatg GCAAGCTCTGCAACGGGCTACTCGATGCTTGGACTACTCGAATAAGGGGCATCGAGTAG